One stretch of Streptomyces sp. MMBL 11-1 DNA includes these proteins:
- a CDS encoding MBL fold metallo-hydrolase translates to MTGPTAPLPQAATPPPVPGGEGVLRSVAEGVYAFVQPDGGWCLNNAGLVAGRGRSVLVDTAATEARARRLREEVERIVPGGPDLVVNTHFHGDHTFGNGQFSDGAVIVSHEGTRADSGEAGLGLRQLWPDVEWGATPLTLPTVTFRDTLTVHAEDLRVELLHVGPAHTPNDVVAWVPERSVLFTGDVVWSRVTPYVLMGSVSGSLLALERLRALRPTTVVPGHGPVGGPELIDETEAYLRRLLQLAREGRRAGRTPLETARAADLGPFAALVDPERLVGNLHRADAELGGLAPGARLDVGASFREMVAFHGGLPACHA, encoded by the coding sequence ATGACCGGACCGACCGCCCCCCTCCCCCAGGCCGCGACGCCCCCACCGGTGCCCGGAGGGGAGGGCGTGCTGCGTTCCGTCGCCGAGGGCGTGTACGCCTTCGTCCAGCCGGACGGCGGCTGGTGCCTCAACAACGCGGGCCTCGTCGCGGGCCGGGGCCGGTCCGTCCTCGTCGACACCGCCGCGACGGAGGCCCGCGCCCGGCGGCTGCGCGAGGAGGTCGAACGGATCGTCCCCGGCGGACCGGACCTCGTGGTGAACACCCACTTCCACGGCGACCACACCTTCGGCAACGGGCAGTTCTCCGACGGGGCGGTCATCGTCTCCCACGAGGGCACCCGCGCGGACAGCGGCGAGGCCGGCCTCGGGCTGCGGCAGCTGTGGCCCGACGTGGAGTGGGGCGCGACCCCGCTGACCCTGCCCACCGTCACGTTCCGCGACACGCTGACGGTGCACGCCGAGGATCTGAGGGTCGAGCTGCTGCACGTCGGCCCGGCGCACACCCCGAACGACGTGGTGGCGTGGGTCCCGGAGCGGTCCGTGCTGTTCACCGGCGACGTGGTGTGGTCGCGGGTGACCCCGTACGTGCTGATGGGCTCCGTCTCGGGCTCGCTGCTGGCGCTGGAGCGGCTGCGGGCGCTGCGGCCGACGACCGTGGTGCCCGGACACGGGCCGGTCGGCGGCCCCGAACTCATCGACGAGACCGAGGCGTATCTGCGCCGCCTCCTGCAGCTCGCGCGGGAGGGGCGACGCGCCGGGCGTACGCCCCTGGAGACGGCGCGGGCCGCCGATCTCGGCCCGTTCGCGGCGCTGGTCGACCCGGAGCGGCTCGTCGGCAATCTGCACCGGGCCGACGCCGAACTGGGCGGCCTGGCGCCCGGGGCGCGGCTCGACGTGGGCGCGTCGTTCCGGGAGATGGTGGCCTTCCACGGCGGCCTGCCCGCCTGCCACGCCTGA
- a CDS encoding SDR family NAD(P)-dependent oxidoreductase: MTEQRQPERHVAFVTGATSGIGLAVTETLAARGCAVFGVARGEEDVRALVKRLRGEGREVAGSVCDVTSPEQIRAAVRTAVEEFGRIDILVNNAGRGGGGVTAEIPDTLWDDVIETNLNGTFRVTREVLGSGRMRDGGWGRVINIASTGGKQGVELAAPYSASKAGVIGFTKAVGKELAGTGITVNAVCPGYVETRMAQNVRRGYAGHYGVPEEEIMRRFTAKIPLGRYATAQEVASLVDYLASEHAAAVTAQALNVCGGLGSH, translated from the coding sequence ATGACAGAGCAACGACAGCCGGAGCGGCATGTCGCCTTCGTGACCGGGGCGACCAGCGGGATCGGGCTGGCCGTGACCGAGACCCTGGCGGCGCGCGGCTGCGCCGTGTTCGGCGTCGCGCGCGGCGAGGAGGACGTACGCGCCCTGGTGAAGCGGCTGCGCGGCGAAGGCCGGGAGGTCGCCGGCAGTGTCTGCGACGTGACGTCACCGGAGCAGATCCGCGCGGCGGTGCGAACGGCGGTGGAGGAGTTCGGCCGTATCGACATCCTCGTCAACAACGCGGGACGCGGGGGCGGGGGCGTCACCGCCGAGATCCCGGACACGCTGTGGGACGACGTCATCGAGACCAATCTGAACGGCACCTTCCGGGTCACCCGGGAGGTGCTCGGCAGCGGCCGGATGCGCGACGGCGGCTGGGGCCGCGTCATCAACATCGCCTCGACCGGCGGCAAGCAGGGAGTGGAGCTGGCCGCCCCCTACTCCGCGTCCAAGGCGGGGGTCATCGGTTTCACCAAGGCGGTCGGCAAGGAGCTGGCCGGGACGGGGATCACCGTCAACGCCGTGTGCCCCGGTTACGTCGAGACCCGCATGGCGCAAAACGTCCGGCGCGGCTACGCCGGGCACTACGGGGTCCCGGAGGAGGAGATCATGCGCCGGTTCACGGCGAAGATCCCGCTCGGCCGGTACGCGACGGCCCAGGAGGTCGCCTCCCTCGTCGACTACCTGGCCTCCGAGCACGCCGCCGCGGTGACCGCCCAGGCTCTGAACGTCTGCGGCGGCCTCGGGAGCCACTGA
- a CDS encoding SRPBCC family protein yields MSEQRAIPDVRKSVTVAATPGHCFAVFTERPADWWPPSHVLLAGERVGLAFEPGAGGHYYEWDGAGNRIDWGRILEWEPGRRLVMTWRVDGNWRSVPDDERASRIEVDFVPVGDGRTRVELAHVDLHRHGDGAERIFQALDGPSPGETLERFARVV; encoded by the coding sequence GTGAGTGAGCAGAGGGCCATACCCGATGTACGGAAGTCGGTGACCGTCGCGGCGACGCCCGGACACTGCTTCGCGGTGTTCACCGAGCGGCCCGCGGACTGGTGGCCGCCGAGCCATGTGCTCCTGGCGGGGGAGCGGGTGGGGCTCGCCTTCGAGCCCGGTGCCGGCGGTCACTACTACGAGTGGGACGGGGCCGGGAACCGGATCGACTGGGGCCGGATCCTGGAGTGGGAGCCGGGCCGCCGCCTCGTCATGACCTGGCGGGTCGACGGCAACTGGCGGTCCGTCCCGGACGACGAGCGGGCCAGCCGCATCGAGGTCGACTTCGTGCCCGTCGGGGACGGCCGCACCCGCGTCGAGCTGGCGCACGTCGACCTCCACCGCCACGGCGACGGCGCCGAGCGCATCTTCCAGGCACTCGACGGCCCCAGCCCCGGCGAGACGCTCGAACGCTTCGCCCGGGTGGTGTGA
- a CDS encoding epoxide hydrolase family protein — translation MSEHERFHVDIPDEQLDDLRERLARTRWPEAETVSDWSQGLPSAYARELCEHWHTAYDWRATETRLNALPQFTAEIDGTSIHYLHARSPHPGARPLLVSHGWPGSVVEFLELVPLLTDPPDPADAFHVVCPSLPGFGFSAKPARAGWTAERIARAWATLMTELGYTRYVAHGVDWGSFVTAAMAEDPDPAPGLAAIHLTMPFARPPRKEVALSEADLAGLAAMKRFQQEEGGYSVVQSTRPQTLGYGLTDSPAGQLAWMVEKYRAWSDHDGDLEKVIPRDRLLDMVSVSWFAATAASSARIYWESQNRLALGQVSLPTAVSNFPKDGRMPRPWIEDRFTDLRVWKDHERGGHFPALEQPELLADELRSFFRAFR, via the coding sequence ATGTCAGAGCACGAACGGTTCCACGTCGACATCCCCGACGAGCAACTCGACGACCTGCGGGAACGTCTAGCGCGGACCCGCTGGCCGGAGGCGGAGACCGTGTCCGACTGGTCGCAGGGCCTGCCGTCGGCCTACGCCCGAGAGCTGTGCGAGCACTGGCACACGGCCTACGACTGGCGGGCGACCGAGACCCGGCTCAACGCGCTGCCCCAGTTCACCGCGGAGATCGACGGAACGTCCATCCACTATCTGCACGCCCGCTCTCCGCACCCCGGGGCCCGGCCGCTGCTGGTCAGCCACGGCTGGCCCGGCTCCGTCGTGGAGTTCCTCGAACTCGTCCCGCTCCTGACCGACCCCCCCGACCCCGCCGACGCCTTCCACGTCGTGTGCCCCTCGCTGCCCGGATTCGGCTTCAGCGCCAAGCCCGCCCGCGCCGGCTGGACCGCGGAGCGGATCGCCCGCGCCTGGGCCACGCTCATGACGGAGCTGGGCTACACCCGCTATGTCGCGCACGGCGTCGACTGGGGTTCGTTCGTGACCGCCGCGATGGCGGAGGACCCGGACCCGGCGCCGGGGCTCGCCGCCATCCATCTGACGATGCCCTTCGCCCGGCCGCCCCGCAAGGAGGTCGCCCTGTCCGAGGCGGATCTGGCAGGCCTCGCCGCGATGAAGCGGTTCCAGCAGGAGGAGGGCGGCTACTCGGTGGTGCAGAGCACCCGCCCCCAGACCCTCGGCTACGGTCTGACCGACTCGCCGGCCGGCCAACTGGCCTGGATGGTCGAGAAGTACCGGGCGTGGAGCGACCACGACGGAGACCTGGAGAAGGTGATCCCCCGGGACCGGCTGCTGGACATGGTGAGCGTCAGCTGGTTCGCCGCCACCGCCGCGTCCTCGGCCCGGATCTACTGGGAGAGCCAGAACCGTCTGGCGCTGGGGCAGGTGAGCCTGCCCACGGCCGTGTCCAACTTCCCCAAGGACGGGCGGATGCCGCGCCCGTGGATCGAGGACCGCTTCACGGACCTGCGGGTGTGGAAGGACCACGAGCGGGGCGGGCACTTCCCCGCGCTGGAGCAGCCGGAACTCCTCGCGGACGAACTGCGCTCCTTCTTCCGCGCCTTCCGCTGA
- a CDS encoding alpha/beta fold hydrolase: MFPEQSASTAAPALDAYRAQRPVWRPSPDDPDLDHAEIEVPQDYAHPGGERLTLALSRSRARDPRRRRGILLAVNGGPGGDWGRGRALVAALRGTPTHEVYDLIGFDPRGTGDSTRLYAEVVVPKAPFDSRPPDAHFARIAEDMRLREDGCARAGGTLRPHVSTRNTARDMDLIRAVLDEERLSFVGYAYGSYVGAVYGTMFPERLDRSVLDSCVHPGWTWYEQFVSQGDAILRNVRQWARWAGDRDSVFGLGVGAEAVLASVERAVRRLEELPEGVDLRTLLDGAMGYRTADRGAWERLGRMIARLGDVPGGEAGAALARSLLADQRGWRPTDHEGESRSGVLDAVTLEHDWPTSLAEYFTAMRDFRVRHPYGYGVLRAQPWVGTFRSFTPPEPPTKIVRNGFPTGVVVQADGDIMDHHDGGVAMAERLGHRLITVTDSGDHEIFVLAGNAEVDALVHRYLTDGELPPEGTRCAGATPRPDIPADPGRG; the protein is encoded by the coding sequence GTGTTTCCCGAGCAATCCGCCTCGACGGCCGCCCCCGCGCTGGACGCGTACCGCGCCCAGCGCCCCGTCTGGCGCCCGTCGCCGGACGACCCGGATCTCGACCACGCGGAGATCGAGGTGCCGCAGGACTACGCGCACCCCGGCGGCGAGCGGCTCACGCTCGCGCTGAGCCGGAGCCGGGCCCGGGACCCGCGGCGCCGACGGGGCATCCTCCTGGCCGTCAACGGCGGCCCCGGCGGCGACTGGGGGCGGGGCCGGGCGCTGGTGGCGGCCCTCCGCGGCACTCCGACGCACGAGGTGTACGACCTGATCGGCTTCGACCCGCGCGGCACCGGCGACTCCACCCGGCTGTACGCCGAAGTGGTCGTGCCGAAGGCGCCGTTCGACTCCCGCCCGCCCGACGCGCACTTCGCGCGGATCGCCGAGGACATGCGGTTGCGGGAGGACGGCTGCGCGCGGGCGGGCGGCACCCTGCGCCCGCATGTGAGCACCCGCAACACGGCCCGCGACATGGACCTGATCCGCGCGGTCCTCGACGAGGAGCGACTCAGCTTCGTCGGTTACGCCTACGGATCGTACGTCGGCGCCGTCTACGGCACGATGTTCCCCGAGCGGCTGGACCGCAGCGTCCTGGACTCCTGCGTCCACCCCGGCTGGACCTGGTACGAGCAGTTCGTCTCCCAGGGCGACGCGATCCTGCGCAATGTGCGGCAGTGGGCGCGGTGGGCCGGCGACCGCGACAGCGTCTTCGGGCTCGGTGTCGGCGCCGAGGCCGTACTCGCGTCGGTGGAACGGGCCGTGCGGCGGCTGGAGGAGCTGCCGGAAGGCGTCGACCTGCGCACCCTGCTGGACGGGGCGATGGGTTACCGCACGGCGGACCGCGGAGCCTGGGAGCGGCTGGGCCGGATGATCGCGCGGCTGGGGGACGTGCCCGGGGGCGAGGCCGGCGCGGCCCTGGCGCGGAGCCTGCTGGCCGACCAGCGGGGCTGGCGTCCCACGGACCACGAGGGCGAGTCGCGCAGCGGCGTACTGGACGCCGTGACCCTGGAGCACGACTGGCCGACCTCCCTCGCCGAGTACTTCACGGCCATGCGCGACTTCCGGGTCCGCCACCCCTACGGCTACGGCGTGCTGCGTGCCCAGCCCTGGGTGGGCACCTTCCGGTCGTTCACCCCGCCGGAGCCGCCGACGAAGATCGTGCGGAACGGTTTTCCCACGGGAGTGGTGGTCCAGGCGGACGGGGACATCATGGATCACCACGACGGCGGCGTGGCCATGGCGGAGCGGCTCGGCCACCGTCTGATCACGGTGACGGACTCGGGCGACCACGAGATCTTCGTACTGGCCGGCAACGCGGAGGTGGACGCGCTCGTCCACCGGTATCTGACGGACGGGGAGCTGCCGCCGGAGGGGACCCGGTGCGCGGGTGCCACGCCCCGTCCGGACATCCCGGCCGACCCGGGCCGGGGCTGA
- a CDS encoding 2Fe-2S iron-sulfur cluster-binding protein, with amino-acid sequence MAKITYKQPDGTATVVDVHPPDTVMRGARLNGVDGIEAQCGGAAQCGTCHVYVDANNSRPLPGMDEIEDDVLYTTASPRTEHSRLSCQLPVSEEMDGLVVHLPESQV; translated from the coding sequence ATGGCCAAGATCACTTACAAGCAGCCGGACGGCACCGCGACCGTGGTGGACGTCCACCCCCCGGACACGGTCATGCGCGGCGCCAGGCTCAACGGCGTCGACGGCATCGAGGCCCAGTGCGGCGGAGCCGCCCAGTGCGGCACCTGCCATGTCTACGTCGACGCGAACAACAGCCGTCCGCTGCCCGGGATGGACGAGATCGAGGACGACGTCCTGTACACCACCGCGTCGCCCCGCACCGAGCACAGCCGACTGAGCTGCCAACTGCCCGTGTCCGAGGAGATGGACGGCCTCGTGGTGCACCTGCCGGAGAGCCAGGTCTGA
- a CDS encoding cytochrome P450: protein MSNAAPELPTEEHETFPYARQCPFSQPAAYGAMAEEDVSQVTLTGSGLRIWTVTGYTTIRTLLTDPRVSASRKHANFPFYFIAPPEFRTETSFIGYDGEEHTRTRRKAALTFTHRQVQRLRPRIEEIVDDYLDRMLAMGPPVDMHRVFSLAVPMTVICELLGIPQDQHDFFIRHGTALLGGHSSPEERQAAIVEVNAYVSELIQRKKKEPGDDLLSRAMADYEASGEEYTDRDLFNMVRLLMNGGHETTASQISLGTACLLENPDQLAQLLADPSLIRPAVEELVRIATIGDTAVPRVALEDIEIGGRTIRAGDGILCLGLAGNRDPEVFPEPEKLIISRGSRKHLGFGHGVHHCIGADLARLELEIVWSKLFQRVPGLRLARPLADLPRKEGAVIYGLWELPVTWDV from the coding sequence ATGAGCAACGCCGCACCCGAACTGCCCACCGAGGAGCACGAGACCTTCCCGTACGCGCGCCAGTGCCCGTTCTCGCAGCCCGCCGCGTACGGGGCGATGGCCGAGGAGGACGTCTCACAGGTGACACTGACCGGGTCCGGCCTGCGGATCTGGACCGTCACCGGCTACACGACGATCCGGACACTGCTGACCGATCCGCGCGTCAGCGCCTCCCGCAAGCACGCCAACTTCCCCTTCTACTTCATCGCCCCGCCGGAGTTCCGCACCGAGACCTCGTTCATCGGCTACGACGGCGAGGAGCACACCCGTACCCGGCGCAAGGCCGCGCTCACCTTCACGCACCGCCAGGTGCAGCGGCTCCGGCCCCGCATCGAGGAGATCGTCGACGACTACCTGGACCGCATGCTCGCCATGGGCCCGCCCGTCGACATGCACCGGGTGTTCTCGCTCGCCGTGCCCATGACGGTGATCTGCGAACTGCTGGGCATCCCGCAGGACCAGCACGACTTCTTCATCCGGCACGGTACCGCGCTGCTGGGCGGCCACAGCTCCCCCGAGGAACGGCAGGCCGCGATCGTCGAGGTCAACGCCTATGTGAGCGAGCTGATCCAGCGGAAGAAGAAGGAGCCGGGCGACGACCTGCTCAGCCGTGCGATGGCCGACTACGAGGCGTCGGGCGAGGAGTACACGGACCGCGACCTGTTCAACATGGTGCGGCTGCTGATGAACGGCGGGCACGAGACCACCGCCAGCCAGATCTCCCTGGGTACCGCGTGCCTGCTGGAGAACCCCGACCAGCTGGCGCAGCTGCTGGCCGACCCGTCGCTGATCAGGCCCGCGGTGGAGGAGCTGGTGCGGATCGCGACGATCGGTGACACCGCCGTGCCCCGTGTCGCGCTGGAGGACATCGAGATCGGCGGCCGGACCATCCGGGCCGGCGACGGGATCCTCTGCCTCGGCCTCGCCGGAAACCGCGATCCCGAGGTGTTCCCCGAGCCGGAGAAGCTGATCATCAGCCGCGGCAGCCGCAAGCACCTCGGGTTCGGTCACGGCGTGCACCACTGCATCGGCGCCGACCTGGCCCGGCTGGAGCTGGAGATCGTCTGGAGCAAGCTCTTCCAGCGGGTGCCCGGCCTGCGGCTGGCCAGGCCGCTCGCCGACCTCCCGCGCAAGGAGGGCGCCGTCATCTACGGCCTGTGGGAGCTCCCCGTCACTTGGGACGTGTGA